In a single window of the Cydia amplana chromosome 4, ilCydAmpl1.1, whole genome shotgun sequence genome:
- the LOC134647466 gene encoding uncharacterized protein LOC134647466 → MAKENQCHVAIILCDMTRAFDLCNHNVLEKKLEHIGIRGPSLKLMLDFLRQRHQCVAINNGRTKSDSGNIDIGVPQGSSLANLCFLIQVNDLPKIVNGEMYIFADDACDIINANTIPSLENIIASEICRLQGWFTANGLVLNLHKTQVMHICLGGRPPRPLSVNVDGAVLPQVNSTKFLGVTLDAALKWNVHIDVVCGKLSGACFALSRLARILPHQQLRTSYFSLFHSVMCYGLEFWGTAAEWQRVFILQKRAVRIISYAPHGTPARQLFINTNIMTLTSQYLFYIIKYIRKNIHLFPIKTFKSSRITQKHKNMLDSTCCRLAKSNKTVSIAGPGIYNKLPDNIKNIENDLTFHSQLKKWLTRNAFYDIPCASLTPIHTYTNKYE, encoded by the exons ATGGCTAAGGAAAACCAATGTCATGTCGCAATAATATTATGTGATATGACACGGGCATTCGACCTCTGTAATCACAACGTACTCGAAAAAAAACTTGAGCATATTGGTATCCGCGGCCCTAGCCTTAAGTTAATGCTGGACTTCCTGCGCCAGCGACACCAATGCGTCGCTATAAATAATGGACGCACTAAATCTGATAGCGGGAATATCGATATCGGCGTTCCCCAGGGTTCGTCTTTAGCGAATTTGTGCTTTCTTATCCAGGTAAACGATTTACCTAAAATCGTAAATGGTGAAATGTATATCTTTGCTGACGACGCCTGTGACATTATAAACGCTAACACAATTCCGTCTCTTGAGAATATTATAGCCTCAGAGATATGTAGATTACAGGGTTGGTTCACCGCTAATGGTTTAGTCTTAAACCTACACAAAACACAAGTGATGCACATATGCCTAGGAGGTAGGCCCCCGCGCCCACTAAGTGTCAACGTGGACGGCGCCGTCCTTCCTCAGGTAAATAGTACCAAGTTCCTAGGCGTGACCTTGGACGCGGCCTTGAAGTGGAACGTGCATATAGATGTCGTGTGTGGCAAGTTGTCTGGTGCATGTTTCGCATTAAGCAGGTTGGCGCGAATCTTGCCTCACCAGCAGCTAAGGACTAGCTACTTCTCGCTGTTCCATTCGGTGATGTGCTACGGCCTAGAATTCTGGGGCACAGCCGCGGAATGGCAGCGTGTATTCATTTTACAAAAACGTGCAGTACGGATCATATCATATGCCCCACACGGAACCCCCGCTAGGCAACTATTCATAAATACCAACATAATGACACTCACATCACAATATctattttacataattaaatatattagaaaaaaCATACACCTATTTCCAATAAAGACATTTAAAAGTTCACGTATTacacaaaaacacaaaaatatgtTGGACTCGACATGTTGTCGACTTGCAAAATCCAATAAAACGGTATCTATTGCGGGGCCAGGTATCTATAATAAACTACCCgacaacattaaaaatattgaaaatgacCTGACATTCCACTCTCAGTTAAAAAAATGGCTCACTAGAAATGCCTTTTATGACAT CCCGTGCGCCTCGCTCACgcctatacatacctatacgaACAAGTATGAGTGA